A genomic window from Desulfonatronovibrio magnus includes:
- a CDS encoding GOLPH3/VPS74 family protein, producing MLTFAQEILLLALDDKKGTIKPLPFHSLRFALAGSLLMELAFCDRIDTDLDYLTVVNSEPTGSPLLDKVLARLQESDKPQSTEYWLDELAWNMENIKEKTLEELVQNNILKLENRKILWVFETRRYPLIDDEEVKEVRSRLREIIANKEVPSPRDAVLISLVHACNLFQEIFTPEELEKHLIWINKIAKLDLIGREVNQAISKIYETITSHSIMY from the coding sequence ATGCTGACCTTTGCCCAGGAAATTCTTTTGCTTGCCTTGGATGACAAAAAAGGCACCATCAAACCCCTGCCCTTTCACAGTCTGCGTTTTGCACTTGCTGGTTCTTTACTTATGGAGCTCGCCTTTTGTGACCGCATTGACACTGATCTGGATTACCTGACTGTGGTCAATTCAGAGCCTACAGGAAGCCCACTGCTGGACAAGGTACTTGCAAGGCTGCAAGAATCCGATAAGCCGCAAAGCACTGAGTACTGGCTGGATGAACTGGCCTGGAACATGGAAAATATCAAGGAAAAGACACTTGAAGAACTGGTGCAGAACAACATTCTCAAGCTTGAAAACCGCAAAATCCTCTGGGTGTTTGAAACTCGCCGCTACCCCTTGATTGATGATGAGGAAGTCAAGGAAGTTCGTTCCCGTCTGCGGGAGATTATTGCCAATAAAGAAGTTCCTTCTCCACGTGATGCTGTACTCATCAGCCTTGTGCATGCGTGTAACCTGTTTCAGGAAATATTCACACCTGAAGAGCTGGAAAAACATCTGATCTGGATAAACAAAATCGCAAAGCTTGATCTCATTGGCCGGGAGGTCAACCAGGCCATCAGCAAAATATATGAAACCATCACTTCTCACAGCATAATGTACTGA
- a CDS encoding Na/Pi cotransporter family protein has product MEALGHIIGGIGVFFVGLYLLSTALKLMAGRSFRLHFAKWVGTDLKATAVGFWGGFFCQSMSALSFIIGSMVGAGMLHVRRGMLIIFWANAGTGIMIVLAVLNIKLVVLFLLGFAGISFAMKMPARHINISQALFGGALLFYGLIMLRAGAAPLATTPFFAQFLEMGQSSYMLSFIAGALLTAISQSSTAVSILAISLTQAGIISMEQTIMVIYGANLGSGLISWLLAAGIKGKPKQLIMSQVFFNFAAAMVFVPLFYLELLTGIPGIYSLVVSLPFPIEQQAAMVFLIFNFGGAIFLSLIVNHFFRLIEHIWPETVKEKWSQPEYIRDDIPSTPEITMALIHKEQQSMLQRLTHYSAIMIGQEKNKDISADVLHKSFSDISKEINSHAAETARQNLSCDGTQQLLITQDKQKQMESLEELLYSLNQKYEDLSQSLKYKFQDTFLQSLDFLLQTLMEAEKSSQPDDAGRIIEMTRDKGQVFQSIRKAYLSKEASLSHTERNRILELTSIFERIIWSIGAIARQQHSQKISSLS; this is encoded by the coding sequence ATGGAAGCTTTAGGGCATATCATTGGAGGCATTGGCGTTTTTTTTGTAGGCCTCTACCTGCTCAGCACAGCTTTAAAGCTTATGGCTGGCAGAAGTTTTCGCCTGCATTTTGCAAAATGGGTAGGTACGGACCTCAAAGCTACAGCTGTTGGCTTCTGGGGAGGGTTTTTCTGTCAATCCATGTCTGCACTGTCATTTATCATTGGCAGCATGGTAGGGGCTGGGATGCTGCATGTGCGGCGGGGAATGCTCATAATTTTCTGGGCCAATGCCGGTACAGGCATCATGATCGTCCTGGCAGTGCTGAATATCAAGTTAGTAGTGCTGTTTTTGCTTGGTTTTGCCGGCATATCCTTTGCGATGAAAATGCCTGCCAGGCATATTAATATTTCCCAGGCCCTTTTTGGGGGTGCTCTACTTTTCTACGGTCTTATCATGTTACGCGCAGGCGCAGCTCCTCTTGCAACAACACCTTTTTTTGCCCAATTTTTGGAAATGGGGCAATCCTCTTACATGTTATCCTTTATTGCCGGTGCTCTTCTAACAGCCATCAGTCAATCCTCAACAGCAGTTTCTATTCTTGCCATCTCCCTGACTCAAGCAGGTATAATATCCATGGAACAGACCATCATGGTCATTTACGGAGCAAACCTCGGTTCTGGCTTGATCAGCTGGCTTCTGGCAGCAGGCATCAAAGGCAAACCCAAGCAACTCATAATGTCTCAGGTGTTCTTTAACTTTGCAGCTGCAATGGTATTTGTGCCCTTGTTTTACCTGGAACTTTTAACTGGCATTCCAGGGATATATTCTCTTGTAGTCAGCCTGCCATTTCCCATAGAGCAGCAGGCAGCCATGGTTTTTCTGATATTCAACTTTGGTGGAGCAATTTTTCTATCATTGATAGTTAACCATTTCTTCAGGCTCATAGAGCATATCTGGCCGGAAACTGTTAAAGAAAAATGGTCTCAACCCGAATATATAAGAGACGATATCCCTTCAACTCCAGAAATCACCATGGCCCTGATTCATAAAGAACAGCAAAGTATGCTGCAGCGCTTAACCCATTATTCAGCCATTATGATTGGACAGGAAAAAAACAAGGATATCAGTGCAGATGTACTCCACAAATCTTTTTCGGATATTTCTAAGGAGATTAACAGCCATGCTGCTGAAACAGCAAGACAGAACTTATCTTGCGACGGCACACAGCAATTGCTCATTACGCAGGATAAACAAAAGCAAATGGAATCCTTGGAAGAGCTTCTTTATAGCTTGAATCAGAAATATGAGGATCTTTCACAGTCATTAAAATACAAATTCCAGGATACTTTCCTGCAAAGCCTTGATTTTCTTCTCCAAACTCTTATGGAAGCGGAAAAGTCCAGCCAACCCGATGATGCCGGACGCATCATTGAAATGACCAGGGACAAGGGCCAAGTCTTTCAATCCATCAGAAAGGCTTACCTGAGCAAGGAAGCAAGCCTGAGCCATACTGAACGTAACCGCATCTTAGAGCTGACCAGTATATTCGAACGTATCATCTGGAGCATTGGAGCCATAGCAAGGCAACAACATTCTCAGAAGATATCATCCCTGAGTTGA
- a CDS encoding heterodisulfide reductase-related iron-sulfur binding cluster — protein MNKSPEKLSREVLDQCADCDQCRDTMRDVCPFFAELYDLYDQEQQTKVQVSSAKLRYLTDQCNFCGLCPCLDIRVKTLQAKSSFVSRDGMPAFIKILQDVESLAAYLSRTPRWGNSLLQNKAASFLLKKIAGIHTHRSLPEIPVSKFSTWARDNGICNNNDHIEPDQLRVAYFAGCNARHFFPEVAKAVVHFLKRNNVDVFYPPQKCCSMPTLLEGDEPLSIEFAGYNLDSLYDAVKSRRDLIFSCPTCGYLFKKLLSHKAYYSSDYQQEAGAEDGPYVLHPVEHDYATPRLRKHHRLHKSMYANILKDDGPFSSLPALKRIRISESSRDLGQYLTELLDAGRLSTDFVKMPVKVAYFPPCHVREQGAGMPYVKLLKLIPGIELKVLDDPYFCCGMAGIMGYKKDYHHKSLEMADPLFRSIKEIAPDILCTDCLSCRLQFSHALPYQQAHPLELMQY, from the coding sequence ATGAATAAATCTCCGGAAAAATTGAGCAGGGAAGTTTTGGACCAATGTGCTGATTGTGATCAATGCCGCGATACAATGCGGGATGTATGTCCTTTTTTTGCTGAGCTCTATGATTTGTATGACCAGGAACAACAGACTAAAGTTCAGGTGTCTTCTGCAAAATTGCGTTATTTGACTGATCAGTGCAATTTTTGTGGTCTTTGTCCCTGCTTAGATATTCGCGTTAAAACATTGCAGGCAAAAAGTTCATTTGTCAGCAGGGATGGAATGCCCGCCTTTATAAAAATACTGCAAGATGTAGAAAGTCTTGCAGCTTACCTGAGCCGAACGCCTCGGTGGGGCAACTCTTTACTGCAAAACAAGGCCGCCTCGTTTTTATTAAAAAAAATTGCAGGCATCCATACTCACAGAAGTCTGCCTGAAATTCCAGTCAGTAAATTTTCAACCTGGGCCAGGGATAATGGGATATGCAATAACAATGATCACATAGAGCCTGACCAGCTCAGGGTCGCCTATTTTGCCGGTTGCAATGCAAGGCACTTTTTTCCTGAAGTAGCCAAAGCAGTCGTGCATTTTTTGAAGAGAAATAATGTTGATGTCTTTTATCCCCCACAAAAATGCTGTTCCATGCCTACCTTGCTTGAGGGTGATGAGCCGTTATCAATAGAATTTGCAGGCTATAACCTTGACTCGCTTTATGATGCTGTAAAGTCCCGCCGCGATCTGATATTTTCCTGCCCAACCTGCGGATATCTATTCAAAAAGCTTTTAAGCCATAAGGCCTATTACTCGTCAGATTATCAGCAGGAGGCCGGGGCAGAAGATGGCCCTTATGTTCTTCATCCGGTGGAGCATGATTATGCAACACCGCGCCTGAGAAAGCATCATCGTCTGCATAAGTCCATGTATGCCAATATTCTTAAAGATGATGGACCTTTTTCTTCCCTGCCAGCTCTTAAAAGAATCCGCATCTCTGAATCTTCCCGGGATCTCGGGCAATATTTGACTGAGCTTTTGGATGCCGGACGATTGAGTACTGATTTTGTAAAAATGCCCGTCAAAGTGGCGTATTTTCCACCATGTCATGTTCGGGAACAGGGTGCGGGCATGCCTTACGTGAAGCTTTTAAAGCTTATTCCTGGCATAGAATTAAAAGTGCTGGATGATCCATATTTTTGTTGTGGCATGGCAGGGATAATGGGGTATAAAAAGGATTACCATCACAAATCCTTAGAAATGGCAGATCCTCTGTTTAGAAGTATCAAAGAAATTGCCCCTGATATTCTTTGTACAGACTGCTTGAGCTGCAGGTTGCAATTCAGCCATGCCCTGCCTTATCAGCAGGCCCATCCTTTGGAGTTGATGCAGTACTAA
- a CDS encoding two-component system sensor histidine kinase NtrB, with translation MALDCDSVFKYKEISRDILLTVQSAVIITDPEGNILDANSKVRDVFGYTVDGLTGKSMSILFTPEDQNFLYPNLLYLANQCQVYDDEIMLLRRNQVRFFADMRMTSCRDSQTAMNIFSIIDIDKTKKMEKVFNQINYEDLVKLANGVAHEIRNPLVGIGGFLRKLYKSCVASVEDEEYYNLINSNLKKIESIVEKVEFFAGMPDPVMRKVNITDITDGVYQELASQIKSGGCALELDVEPFEFMADPEFLIRALRILVENAIESCSGIPRITIKAYAQDNVCRISVSDSGRGIAANVLPYVFHPFFSTKPDGAGIDLSILKRIVENHQGKVHVESREGEWTCFYIEIPHERRKKIRTNLLGDVQQDPEKGLS, from the coding sequence ATGGCCTTAGATTGTGACTCAGTATTTAAGTATAAAGAAATAAGTAGAGATATTCTTCTTACCGTTCAAAGCGCAGTAATCATTACTGACCCTGAAGGTAATATACTGGATGCCAACTCCAAGGTCAGAGACGTTTTTGGCTATACTGTTGATGGTCTTACCGGCAAAAGCATGTCAATACTTTTTACTCCCGAAGATCAGAACTTTCTGTACCCGAATCTTCTTTACCTTGCCAATCAATGTCAGGTTTATGACGACGAGATTATGCTTTTAAGGCGCAACCAGGTTCGTTTTTTTGCAGATATGCGTATGACCTCATGCCGGGATTCTCAGACAGCAATGAATATTTTTTCCATAATCGACATTGATAAGACCAAAAAAATGGAAAAGGTTTTTAATCAAATCAATTATGAGGATCTGGTAAAACTGGCTAATGGAGTGGCCCATGAAATCAGAAATCCCTTAGTGGGCATCGGTGGATTTCTTAGAAAGCTTTACAAGTCATGTGTTGCCTCGGTTGAAGACGAAGAGTATTACAATCTTATCAATTCTAATCTCAAAAAGATTGAGAGCATAGTGGAAAAAGTTGAGTTTTTTGCAGGTATGCCTGACCCTGTCATGCGCAAAGTCAACATCACTGACATTACAGATGGTGTTTATCAGGAATTGGCTTCTCAAATCAAGAGTGGAGGCTGTGCTTTAGAGTTGGATGTCGAGCCTTTTGAATTTATGGCTGACCCTGAATTTCTTATTAGAGCTTTGCGAATTCTTGTGGAAAATGCCATTGAATCCTGTTCAGGCATTCCTCGGATAACTATCAAGGCCTATGCGCAGGACAATGTCTGCAGGATCAGCGTTAGCGACAGTGGACGCGGCATAGCAGCCAATGTTCTTCCTTATGTTTTTCACCCCTTTTTCAGTACCAAGCCGGATGGAGCAGGTATTGATCTATCCATCCTTAAACGCATTGTAGAAAATCACCAGGGAAAGGTGCATGTAGAATCGCGTGAAGGTGAATGGACCTGCTTTTATATCGAAATCCCTCATGAACGCCGCAAAAAGATCAGAACCAACCTTCTGGGCGATGTTCAACAGGATCCAGAAAAAGGTCTGTCCTGA
- the rsmG gene encoding 16S rRNA (guanine(527)-N(7))-methyltransferase RsmG, whose protein sequence is MNQNVLADVVQHYGFNLNQNQIQSLFSYLDLLMQWNKVMNLVGPYEWGRVLEELVLDSFFLWKFIDENYQIAEDDRVLDLGAGAGLPGIPLRIVWNSGRYYLVESRTRRAAFMNRALASVRLNNTLVLNCRFQQIEKSILPARLIISRAFMPWSELLPQTKEMLAKKGGIIILSSDKYRGQKLDDFGLKCEHVYKVKGKKRYLWGLEL, encoded by the coding sequence ATGAACCAGAATGTGCTTGCTGACGTTGTGCAGCATTACGGATTCAACCTGAATCAGAATCAGATACAGAGCTTATTCTCATATCTGGATCTTCTAATGCAGTGGAATAAGGTGATGAACCTTGTAGGTCCTTATGAGTGGGGTAGAGTTCTTGAAGAGCTTGTTCTGGACAGTTTTTTTCTCTGGAAATTTATTGATGAAAATTATCAGATTGCAGAAGACGACAGGGTTCTGGATCTCGGAGCGGGTGCCGGTCTGCCCGGGATTCCTTTAAGAATAGTATGGAACAGTGGCAGATATTATCTTGTGGAGAGTAGAACCAGAAGGGCTGCCTTTATGAACAGAGCACTGGCAAGCGTCAGGCTCAATAACACACTTGTGCTGAATTGCAGATTTCAACAAATAGAAAAGAGCATCTTGCCTGCCAGGTTAATTATCAGCAGGGCCTTTATGCCCTGGTCTGAACTATTGCCTCAGACAAAAGAAATGCTGGCCAAAAAAGGAGGAATTATAATACTTTCTTCTGATAAGTACCGTGGGCAAAAATTAGACGATTTTGGACTTAAGTGTGAGCATGTTTACAAGGTAAAAGGAAAAAAACGTTATTTGTGGGGGCTGGAATTATAA
- the fabD gene encoding ACP S-malonyltransferase: MKHQNLAILFPGQGSQEKGMGRDLAEKDSQYMEIWKKAEKICSHSLREIFWDGEPEDMAQTQALQPALTVVNLNLWFYLKNQFNPQAAAGHSLGEFCALCASGVLDLDTTLKLVSLRGKLMSEAGKDSNGAMAAILKLDQDTAKAIAADIAHETGKTILVANFNTPKQFVISGHKDAIKAAEPKVKQCSGRMVVLPVSGAFHSPMMQEAAVELSKFMEKVSWKEPDFPVYFNATAKPENNPHEIKKIMQKQMISPVLFVQLINNLYDFSINSFVELGPKGVLSKMVSQILSPEKDFNTSNIGSLQDESKMGDI; this comes from the coding sequence TTGAAACATCAAAACCTTGCAATTCTTTTTCCTGGTCAGGGATCACAGGAAAAAGGCATGGGTCGCGATCTGGCTGAAAAAGACAGCCAGTACATGGAGATATGGAAAAAGGCTGAAAAAATCTGCAGCCATTCCTTGAGAGAAATATTCTGGGATGGTGAGCCTGAGGACATGGCTCAAACTCAAGCATTGCAACCTGCTTTAACTGTGGTCAACCTTAACTTGTGGTTTTACCTGAAAAACCAGTTCAATCCCCAGGCAGCAGCCGGCCACAGCCTTGGAGAGTTTTGCGCCCTTTGTGCTTCTGGTGTTCTTGATTTGGACACAACCCTCAAACTTGTTTCTTTGCGTGGCAAGCTAATGTCTGAAGCCGGCAAAGACTCCAATGGAGCCATGGCTGCTATTCTCAAGTTAGATCAGGATACAGCCAAGGCTATTGCAGCTGATATTGCCCATGAAACCGGCAAAACTATCCTGGTGGCCAATTTTAATACACCGAAACAGTTTGTCATCAGCGGGCACAAGGATGCCATCAAGGCAGCAGAGCCAAAGGTCAAGCAGTGCAGCGGCAGGATGGTTGTACTGCCTGTCAGCGGTGCTTTTCACAGTCCCATGATGCAGGAGGCAGCCGTGGAATTATCAAAATTTATGGAAAAAGTCAGCTGGAAGGAGCCAGACTTTCCTGTTTATTTTAATGCTACTGCCAAACCTGAAAATAATCCCCATGAAATAAAAAAGATTATGCAGAAGCAGATGATATCTCCTGTATTATTTGTACAGCTCATCAACAACCTTTATGATTTTAGCATAAATAGCTTTGTAGAGCTCGGCCCCAAAGGAGTGTTATCCAAAATGGTTTCACAAATCCTCAGTCCAGAAAAAGACTTTAATACTTCGAACATAGGTTCTCTTCAGGATGAGTCAAAAATGGGGGACATATAA
- the argS gene encoding arginine--tRNA ligase, protein MYAKIQLKKLLQAAISKLGLSWPEKANIEPPRDLKFGDLACNVAMMLSKEAGKNPRQLAQEIKEILSNLESPLEKIEIAGPGFLNFTFKKFYWLEIINTIAEQKDRYGASTFGKGAKVQIEYVSANPTGPLHIGHGRGAAVGDSLTRIMRFAGYDVSTEYYLNDAGIQMNILGESTWIRYQNLCGVKASLEEHHYQGEYLIETARQVFEEHGRALLDMDLDHGISICRKMAMDVILNGIKEDLNLFRVEHQHWFSELSLIQKDKVSYTLEWLQDKDLAYEKDDALWFKSTDFGDDKDRVLKKSDGSLTYFASDIAYHQNKFDRGFELAVDIWGADHHGYVPRMKAAVQALGKTENSLQVILVQLVNLQREGHQIAMSTRAGKFVTLKDVIQEVGIDACRFIFLSRKSDSHLDFDLEVVKRKTMDNPVYYVQYAHARICSLFAKAQEMGITPPTDDTLVLNGLDTPEDIELLKKLHDFPETVSSSATNLSPHYISFYLMDLAGCLHKYYTVHSVLKAESSELIQARMTLFQAVARVIRNGLNLLGVYAPEKM, encoded by the coding sequence ATGTATGCCAAAATCCAACTGAAGAAATTACTTCAGGCTGCAATAAGCAAACTTGGTCTATCATGGCCTGAAAAGGCTAATATCGAGCCTCCAAGAGATCTCAAGTTTGGTGATCTGGCCTGCAATGTGGCCATGATGCTCAGTAAAGAGGCTGGAAAAAATCCGAGACAACTGGCCCAGGAAATCAAAGAAATTCTTTCTAACCTGGAATCGCCACTGGAAAAAATTGAAATTGCCGGGCCAGGATTTCTAAACTTTACTTTTAAAAAATTTTACTGGTTGGAAATTATCAACACCATTGCTGAACAAAAAGACAGGTATGGTGCATCAACTTTTGGCAAAGGCGCAAAGGTGCAGATTGAATATGTTTCAGCCAACCCTACCGGCCCCCTGCACATCGGACATGGACGCGGAGCAGCAGTTGGTGATTCTTTAACCAGGATCATGCGTTTTGCAGGTTATGATGTATCAACTGAGTATTATCTCAATGATGCTGGAATACAGATGAATATCCTCGGTGAATCCACCTGGATCAGGTACCAGAATTTATGCGGGGTCAAGGCCTCCCTTGAAGAGCACCACTACCAGGGAGAATACCTCATTGAAACTGCGCGTCAAGTCTTTGAAGAGCACGGACGTGCCCTCCTGGACATGGACCTTGATCATGGGATATCCATTTGCAGGAAAATGGCTATGGACGTAATTCTCAACGGTATCAAGGAAGACTTGAATCTTTTCAGGGTTGAGCATCAGCACTGGTTTTCCGAGTTGAGCCTCATTCAGAAAGACAAAGTTTCTTATACTCTTGAATGGCTTCAGGACAAAGACCTGGCTTATGAAAAAGATGATGCTCTATGGTTTAAAAGTACTGATTTCGGTGATGATAAAGATCGGGTTTTGAAAAAATCTGATGGCTCCCTGACCTACTTTGCTTCAGACATAGCCTATCACCAGAACAAGTTTGACCGAGGATTTGAACTTGCAGTGGATATTTGGGGTGCCGACCATCATGGTTATGTGCCCAGAATGAAAGCAGCCGTCCAGGCTCTTGGGAAAACTGAAAACAGCCTGCAGGTCATTCTGGTCCAGCTGGTTAATCTGCAAAGAGAAGGTCACCAGATAGCCATGTCTACAAGAGCCGGCAAGTTCGTGACCTTGAAGGATGTAATTCAGGAAGTTGGTATTGATGCGTGCCGATTTATATTTCTCAGTCGTAAAAGCGACAGCCACCTTGATTTTGATCTGGAGGTTGTCAAGAGAAAAACTATGGACAATCCAGTCTATTATGTTCAATACGCTCATGCCAGGATATGTTCACTTTTTGCTAAAGCCCAGGAGATGGGCATTACACCTCCGACAGATGATACCCTGGTACTTAACGGTCTTGATACACCTGAAGATATCGAGCTTCTAAAAAAACTGCACGATTTTCCCGAAACAGTATCTTCATCTGCTACAAATTTGAGTCCACACTATATATCGTTCTATTTAATGGATCTTGCCGGATGTCTGCACAAATACTATACTGTGCATTCAGTCCTGAAGGCAGAAAGTTCTGAACTGATTCAGGCCAGAATGACTCTGTTTCAGGCAGTGGCCAGAGTAATCAGGAACGGTTTGAATCTTCTCGGAGTTTATGCCCCGGAAAAAATGTAA
- a CDS encoding SPOR domain-containing protein, with the protein MAKGNSKKRTTRSKSKSKFKLELGFTKTLSLGAFIILAMVWSFILGVFIGRGYNPEDVIPEIARVMPDSSQRSVERILTPEELEFLEQLRAGDAPQAAPIIDRTPARTPDRTTPETPVQPAPEPRPEPRPAPAAEPQPAVETFIYTYQVGSFQTIERASELQQSLMRDGFTASITDAFVGNEPWYRVLVEFETSSANADQMVERIQSHGISNPLLRGKRPS; encoded by the coding sequence ATGGCAAAAGGAAACAGCAAAAAAAGAACCACCAGGAGCAAGAGCAAGAGCAAATTCAAACTGGAGCTTGGTTTTACCAAAACCCTGTCTCTTGGTGCTTTTATTATTCTGGCCATGGTCTGGTCGTTTATTCTGGGTGTTTTTATCGGGCGCGGATATAATCCTGAAGATGTGATCCCTGAAATCGCCCGGGTAATGCCCGACAGTTCACAACGTTCTGTGGAGCGCATATTGACACCGGAAGAACTCGAGTTTCTGGAACAGCTTCGTGCAGGCGATGCTCCACAGGCAGCACCCATAATTGACAGAACTCCTGCCAGAACACCTGACAGAACCACTCCGGAAACTCCGGTTCAGCCAGCACCCGAACCAAGGCCGGAACCTCGTCCTGCACCAGCTGCAGAACCCCAGCCAGCTGTGGAAACTTTTATATACACGTATCAGGTAGGATCATTTCAGACCATTGAGCGGGCAAGCGAGCTGCAGCAAAGTCTTATGCGGGATGGATTCACTGCCAGCATAACAGACGCTTTTGTAGGCAATGAGCCGTGGTATAGAGTTCTTGTTGAATTTGAAACATCGTCAGCCAATGCTGATCAGATGGTAGAGAGAATCCAGAGCCACGGCATAAGCAATCCATTGCTTCGTGGAAAAAGACCATCTTAA
- a CDS encoding pyruvoyl-dependent arginine decarboxylase → MFQDTFVPSRAFFTRGIGRHKNKLQSFELALRDAGIEKQNLVYVSSIFPPNCQMLSLDEGVKQLLPGQITFCVMARNATNEKGRLVGSAVGMAFPASKSQYGYISEHTAFGADENEIGDFAEDLASTMLATTLGIDFDPEKDYDQRRQIYMMSGQIVDSASAPCVTTGVAGLWSTTISAAVFLP, encoded by the coding sequence ATGTTTCAGGATACTTTTGTTCCCTCAAGAGCTTTCTTCACTCGGGGGATTGGACGTCACAAAAATAAACTTCAGTCTTTTGAGCTTGCTCTGAGAGACGCGGGCATTGAAAAGCAGAATCTGGTTTATGTTTCCAGCATTTTCCCTCCTAATTGTCAGATGTTGTCCTTAGATGAAGGAGTTAAACAGCTTCTGCCAGGACAGATTACCTTCTGTGTAATGGCCAGAAATGCCACAAACGAAAAAGGTCGTCTTGTAGGTTCTGCTGTAGGCATGGCATTTCCTGCTTCCAAAAGCCAATACGGATACATTTCAGAACATACAGCCTTTGGAGCTGATGAAAACGAGATTGGTGATTTTGCTGAAGACCTTGCCTCCACTATGCTGGCGACTACTCTTGGTATCGATTTTGATCCTGAAAAAGATTATGATCAGCGCAGACAAATATATATGATGAGCGGACAAATTGTAGATTCAGCTTCAGCACCGTGTGTTACTACCGGAGTAGCAGGACTTTGGTCTACAACTATATCTGCTGCTGTATTCCTGCCCTGA
- the speB gene encoding agmatinase yields the protein MYNNFLDLDPRDCGPNIINVWPVPYQGTVSYSHGTGLAPEAILKASYHIETYDPELDVDISRYCTFNTLPFQRVNVSGPEAVCSEMTSLLQNYCAQDFFLTLGGEHSISSPIIKFYAQQYPNLAVIQIDAHADLKDEYEGSNYSHACVMARCHEHDLRLVQIGIRSLDAQEMRLIQNNPKSMLPFFPWDLPDPEQAARQIRNFIENRPVYITFDADGLDPSIMPGTGTPEPGGLDYKWIQDLWKHLWPGPKLVGMDYCEVAPVAGSVVSESVAVKCILRILSAYFSNK from the coding sequence ATGTACAATAATTTTCTGGACCTTGATCCTCGTGATTGTGGTCCCAATATCATTAATGTCTGGCCAGTGCCTTACCAGGGTACAGTCAGCTACAGTCACGGTACCGGGTTAGCGCCCGAGGCTATTCTAAAGGCCAGCTATCACATTGAAACCTATGATCCGGAACTTGATGTGGATATATCCAGGTACTGTACTTTCAATACTCTGCCCTTCCAGAGAGTCAACGTATCAGGTCCGGAAGCAGTCTGCAGTGAAATGACCTCGCTACTACAAAACTATTGTGCGCAGGATTTTTTTCTGACCTTGGGCGGAGAGCATTCCATATCTTCGCCCATTATAAAGTTCTATGCGCAGCAATACCCCAACCTTGCAGTAATTCAGATTGATGCTCATGCAGACCTTAAGGATGAATATGAAGGCAGCAACTATTCTCATGCCTGTGTTATGGCCAGATGCCATGAGCATGACCTGCGACTGGTTCAGATTGGCATAAGAAGTCTGGACGCCCAGGAGATGCGCCTTATTCAAAACAATCCCAAAAGCATGCTGCCTTTCTTCCCATGGGACCTGCCGGATCCTGAGCAGGCAGCGAGGCAAATCCGTAATTTCATTGAGAACAGACCAGTGTACATCACTTTTGATGCCGATGGGCTTGATCCGTCCATCATGCCTGGCACCGGAACTCCGGAACCTGGAGGACTAGATTATAAATGGATTCAGGATTTATGGAAGCACCTCTGGCCTGGTCCTAAACTCGTTGGTATGGATTATTGCGAGGTTGCGCCAGTAGCTGGAAGTGTGGTATCAGAATCAGTTGCGGTGAAGTGCATATTAAGGATTTTAAGCGCTTATTTTTCTAATAAGTAA